In Passer domesticus isolate bPasDom1 chromosome 1, bPasDom1.hap1, whole genome shotgun sequence, one DNA window encodes the following:
- the SEPTIN7 gene encoding septin-7 isoform X1 has translation MVVGESGLGKSTLINSLFLTELYSPEYPGPSHRIKKTVQVEQSKVLIKEGGVQLLLTIVDTPGFGDAVDNSNCWQPVIDYIDSKFEDYLNAESRVNRRQMPDNRVQCCLYFIAPSGHGLKPLDIEFMKRLHEKVNIIPLIAKADTLTPEECQQFKKQIMKEIQEHKIKIYEFPETDDEEENKIVKKIKDRLPLAVVGSNTIIEVNGKRVRGRQYPWGVAEVENGEHCDFTILRNMLIRTHMQDLKDVTNNVHYENYRSRKLAAVTYNGVDNNKNKGQLTKFDTVEGMSPLAQMEEERREHVAKMKKMEMEMEQVFEMKVKEKVQKLKDSEAELQRRHEQMKKNLEAQHKELEEKRRQFEDEKANWEAQQRILEQQNSSRTLEKNKKKGKIF, from the exons GTGAATCTGGACTGGGAAAATCAACATTAATCAACTCATTATTCTTAACAGAATTGTATTCCCCAGAGTATCCAGGTCCTTCACACAGAATTAAAAAGACCGTACAG GTTGAGCAGTCAAAAGTTTTAATCAAAGAGGGTGGTGTTCAGTTACTACTCACAATAGTTGATACACCAGGATTTGGAGATGCTGTGGATAATAGTAATTG ctggcagccagtTATTGACTACATTGACAGTAAATTTGAGGACTACCTGAATGCAGAATCTCGAGTGAACAGACGCCAGATGCCAGATAATAGAGTGCAGTGTTGTTTATACTTCATTGCTCCTTCAGGACATGG ACTTAAGCCTTTGGATATAGAGTTTATGAAGCGCCTGCATGAAAAAGTGAATATTATTCCACTTATTGCCAAAGCAGACACACTTACACCCGAGGAATGCCAACAATTTAAAAAACAG ATAATGAAAGAAATCCAAgaacacaaaattaaaatatatgaaTTTCCAGAAACAgatgatgaagaagaaaataagattGTTAAAAAGATAAAG GACCGTTTACCTCTTGCTGTGGTAGGTAGTAATACGATCATTGAAGTCAATGGCAAGAGAGTTAGAGGAAGGCAGTACCCATGGGGTGTTGCAGAAG TTGAAAATGGTGAACACTGTGACTTCACAATTCTGAGGAACATGTTGATAAG AACTCATATGCAGGACCTGAAGGATGTTACTAACAATGTACATTATGAGAACTACAGAAGCAGAAAACTGGCAGCTGTTACATACAACGGTGttgacaacaacaaaaataaagggCAGCTAACAAA atTTGACACAGTTGAAGGCAT GAGCCCATTGGCACAGatggaggaggaaaggagggagcACGTAgccaaaatgaagaaaatggaaatggaaatggaacaGGTGTTTGAGATGAAAGTCAAAGAAAAAGTTCAGAAACTGAAGGACTCTGAAGCTGAG CTGCAGCGACGCCATGAgcaaatgaaaaagaatttgGAGGCACAGCACAAAGAATTGGAGGAAAAGCGTCGTCAATTTGAGGATGAGAAAGCGAACTGGGAGGCTCAACAACGTATTTTGGAACAACAGAATTCTTCCAG AACcttggaaaagaataagaagaaAGGGAAGATATTTTAA
- the SEPTIN7 gene encoding septin-7 isoform X2, with amino-acid sequence MVVGESGLGKSTLINSLFLTELYSPEYPGPSHRIKKTVQVEQSKVLIKEGGVQLLLTIVDTPGFGDAVDNSNCWQPVIDYIDSKFEDYLNAESRVNRRQMPDNRVQCCLYFIAPSGHGLKPLDIEFMKRLHEKVNIIPLIAKADTLTPEECQQFKKQIMKEIQEHKIKIYEFPETDDEEENKIVKKIKDRLPLAVVGSNTIIEVNGKRVRGRQYPWGVAEVENGEHCDFTILRNMLIRTHMQDLKDVTNNVHYENYRSRKLAAVTYNGVDNNKNKGQLTKSPLAQMEEERREHVAKMKKMEMEMEQVFEMKVKEKVQKLKDSEAELQRRHEQMKKNLEAQHKELEEKRRQFEDEKANWEAQQRILEQQNSSRTLEKNKKKGKIF; translated from the exons GTGAATCTGGACTGGGAAAATCAACATTAATCAACTCATTATTCTTAACAGAATTGTATTCCCCAGAGTATCCAGGTCCTTCACACAGAATTAAAAAGACCGTACAG GTTGAGCAGTCAAAAGTTTTAATCAAAGAGGGTGGTGTTCAGTTACTACTCACAATAGTTGATACACCAGGATTTGGAGATGCTGTGGATAATAGTAATTG ctggcagccagtTATTGACTACATTGACAGTAAATTTGAGGACTACCTGAATGCAGAATCTCGAGTGAACAGACGCCAGATGCCAGATAATAGAGTGCAGTGTTGTTTATACTTCATTGCTCCTTCAGGACATGG ACTTAAGCCTTTGGATATAGAGTTTATGAAGCGCCTGCATGAAAAAGTGAATATTATTCCACTTATTGCCAAAGCAGACACACTTACACCCGAGGAATGCCAACAATTTAAAAAACAG ATAATGAAAGAAATCCAAgaacacaaaattaaaatatatgaaTTTCCAGAAACAgatgatgaagaagaaaataagattGTTAAAAAGATAAAG GACCGTTTACCTCTTGCTGTGGTAGGTAGTAATACGATCATTGAAGTCAATGGCAAGAGAGTTAGAGGAAGGCAGTACCCATGGGGTGTTGCAGAAG TTGAAAATGGTGAACACTGTGACTTCACAATTCTGAGGAACATGTTGATAAG AACTCATATGCAGGACCTGAAGGATGTTACTAACAATGTACATTATGAGAACTACAGAAGCAGAAAACTGGCAGCTGTTACATACAACGGTGttgacaacaacaaaaataaagggCAGCTAACAAA GAGCCCATTGGCACAGatggaggaggaaaggagggagcACGTAgccaaaatgaagaaaatggaaatggaaatggaacaGGTGTTTGAGATGAAAGTCAAAGAAAAAGTTCAGAAACTGAAGGACTCTGAAGCTGAG CTGCAGCGACGCCATGAgcaaatgaaaaagaatttgGAGGCACAGCACAAAGAATTGGAGGAAAAGCGTCGTCAATTTGAGGATGAGAAAGCGAACTGGGAGGCTCAACAACGTATTTTGGAACAACAGAATTCTTCCAG AACcttggaaaagaataagaagaaAGGGAAGATATTTTAA